GTGAAGCAGGGCGGCCTCGTCGACACGCTCAACAACGCCGACGGCGTCACCGTGTTCGCGCCGACCAACGAGGCCTTCGCCAAGATTCCCAAGGCCCAGCTCGACCAGGTCCTCGCGGACAAGGAGCAGCTGCGCAAGCTGCTGACCTACCACGTGGTGGCCGGGCGGACCGCACCTGACCAGCTCGACGGCTCCCACAAGACGCTGGAGGGCCAGGACCTGACCGTGACCGGCAGCGGCGCCGACTTCACCGTCAACGACACCGCCAAGGTGGTCTGCGGCAACGTGCAGACCCGCAACGGCACCGTCTACGTCATCGACAGCGTGCTGATGCCTCCGTCGTGAACCGGCGGCAGGAAGAGTGCCGGGTGGACGGCAGACACCACCCGGCACCCCGCGACGAGCTGAAAGCGATCACCAAGCCATGAGCGGACCACACCACGACGCCGCACCCAGATCGCGCCGGACGGTCCTCGTCACCGGCGCCACCGGCTACATCGGCGGGCGGCTGGCACCCCGGCTCATCGAGGCCGGGCACGACGTACGCTGCCTGACCCGCTCCGCCGGCCGCCTTCGCGACGTGCCGTGGGCGGCCGAGGCGGAGATCGTCGAAGGCGACGTGCTCGACTACGACGGCACCCGCCGGGCGCTTGCGGGCGTCCACGTCGCGTACTACCTCGTCCACTCCCTGGGCACCGCCCACTTCCAGGACGTCGACCGGCGCGCCGCGCAGACGTTCGCCGCCGCCGCGAAGGACGCGGGCGTCCAGCGCATCGTCTACCTCGGCGGCCCCACCCCGGTGCCGTCCCGCGACGGCACACCGTCGTCGGCGCACCTGCTCTCCCGTGACGAGGTCGCCGCCGTGCTCACCGCGTCCGGGGTGCCGACGGTGACGCTGCGGGCGGCCGTCATCATCGGCTCCGGCTCGGCCTCCTTCGAGATGCTGCGCTACCTGACCGAACGGCTGCCCGTCATGGTCACCCCACGCTGGGTGAACACCCGCATCCAGCCCATCGCCGTACGCGACGTGCTGCACTACCTGACGGCGTGGGCGG
The Catellatospora sp. IY07-71 DNA segment above includes these coding regions:
- a CDS encoding fasciclin domain-containing protein, which codes for MPADGEFGPACAALPQGSSPGSLQTMAGQPVADAAAGNPLLSTLVTAVKQGGLVDTLNNADGVTVFAPTNEAFAKIPKAQLDQVLADKEQLRKLLTYHVVAGRTAPDQLDGSHKTLEGQDLTVTGSGADFTVNDTAKVVCGNVQTRNGTVYVIDSVLMPPS